In the Thermodesulfovibrio yellowstonii DSM 11347 genome, one interval contains:
- the tsaB gene encoding tRNA (adenosine(37)-N6)-threonylcarbamoyltransferase complex dimerization subunit type 1 TsaB — MRILGIDTSTKYAGIAVLEDGILLAQSTMQFMASHSEKLLPEIAHILEIMKIPLETIDYYAITVGPGSFTGLRVGISTAKGLSFVTKKKVIPVSTLEVIAWEFPYCKYQICPIFDARKKEVFTALFKWENNKILRLKEDSVLGINALVDWIKEKTIFAGSGADFYKEKLIEKLGSKAIFPPLIYSVPHPGIVAYIGLQRINEATNGKDLKPEYLRKSEAEIKITLSTSSQDKV; from the coding sequence ATGCGAATCTTAGGGATTGATACATCAACAAAATATGCTGGTATAGCAGTGCTGGAAGATGGAATACTGCTTGCACAATCTACAATGCAGTTTATGGCTTCCCATTCTGAGAAACTTCTTCCTGAAATTGCCCATATTCTTGAAATAATGAAAATTCCTCTTGAAACAATTGATTATTATGCAATTACTGTAGGACCAGGGTCTTTTACAGGTTTGAGGGTTGGTATAAGCACAGCAAAAGGGCTCTCTTTCGTAACTAAAAAAAAGGTAATTCCTGTATCAACACTGGAAGTGATTGCATGGGAATTTCCTTACTGCAAATATCAGATATGTCCGATATTTGATGCAAGAAAAAAAGAGGTCTTCACAGCTTTGTTCAAATGGGAAAATAATAAAATTCTAAGACTTAAGGAAGATTCGGTTTTAGGAATTAATGCTCTGGTAGACTGGATTAAAGAAAAAACAATATTTGCTGGAAGTGGGGCAGATTTTTATAAAGAAAAATTGATTGAAAAACTTGGTAGTAAGGCTATATTCCCACCATTAATATATTCAGTGCCACATCCTGGAATTGTGGCATACATAGGGCTACAAAGAATTAATGAAGCAACTAATGGAAAAGACTTAAAACCTGAGTATCTCAGAAAATCAGAAGCTGAAATAAAAATAACACTTTCAACTTCGTCTCAGGATAAAGTTTAG
- a CDS encoding glycosyltransferase family 2 protein, with the protein MDLSIVIPLYNEEENIEELHKKLSETLSQLLISYEIIYVDDGSRDNTLRLLEEIQKKDPHVVVLSFRRNFGQTAAFAAGFDFARGDVVITMDGDLQNDPADIPKLMEAIKDADIVSGWRKKRKDPFLSRRLPSIVANWLIGKVTGVRIHDYGCSLKAYKREVVKNLKLYGEMHRFIPALASWYGVKIKEIEVTHHPRYKGKSKYGIGRTIKVLLDLVTVKFLHSFSTKPIQFFGPIGVLFMILGVIIVGYLVFLKLFKGISIGGRPLLLGGFFSVLIGLNFIGMGLLGEMIVRVYHETQKKPIYILKKILGPGD; encoded by the coding sequence ATGGATTTGTCTATTGTAATACCACTTTACAATGAAGAAGAAAATATTGAGGAACTTCATAAGAAATTATCAGAGACATTAAGCCAACTATTGATTTCATATGAAATAATCTATGTTGATGATGGAAGCAGAGATAATACTCTTAGACTTCTTGAGGAAATTCAAAAAAAGGATCCCCATGTAGTCGTGCTTAGTTTCAGAAGGAATTTTGGACAAACAGCAGCCTTTGCAGCAGGTTTTGATTTTGCCAGAGGGGATGTTGTAATTACAATGGATGGAGACCTTCAGAATGACCCTGCTGATATTCCAAAGCTTATGGAAGCTATAAAAGACGCAGACATTGTTAGTGGCTGGAGAAAAAAAAGAAAAGATCCATTCTTATCTCGTAGACTCCCATCAATAGTGGCGAATTGGCTTATCGGAAAAGTCACAGGTGTAAGAATTCATGACTATGGATGTTCTCTAAAAGCATATAAAAGAGAGGTTGTTAAAAATTTAAAACTTTATGGTGAGATGCACAGATTTATTCCTGCCCTTGCAAGCTGGTATGGAGTAAAGATAAAAGAGATAGAAGTAACTCACCATCCAAGATATAAAGGAAAGTCAAAATACGGAATAGGAAGGACAATTAAAGTTCTTCTTGACCTTGTTACTGTAAAATTTTTACATAGTTTCTCAACAAAGCCAATACAGTTTTTTGGACCGATTGGTGTTTTATTTATGATTTTAGGAGTTATAATTGTAGGATATCTTGTTTTTCTTAAATTATTCAAGGGAATATCCATAGGTGGAAGACCTTTGCTTCTTGGAGGATTTTTCTCTGTCCTGATAGGCTTAAACTTTATTGGTATGGGACTTCTTGGAGAGATGATTGTAAGAGTTTACCATGAAACCCAGAAAAAGCCCATATATATTCTGAAGAAAATTTTAGGACCTGGAGATTGA
- a CDS encoding lysylphosphatidylglycerol synthase transmembrane domain-containing protein, protein MKQYIKFCIRFTVTVLLVLYLLKKIDFSNVLSSFVLINPFAFFFASFLYIISSYISTLRWKIFLPYQELSISKLFSLYLIGAFFNNVLPGIIGGDIVKIFMIKEKTGTKQALASVFMERYIGLSALLFIGFIFFCVFYTKLPQQMLIWTVPVSFVGFIGGSIFFLLLGKTKFFKGLKDYILSFNKKQIIKAFILSIFVQFIVIISVYIIFIGLHQSISFFELAIFMPIIILISMLPISVSGVGVREWCFILFFGNSLGYANVVAVSFLWFISQVFASLIGGIEYLRFKNFLNIKKE, encoded by the coding sequence TTGAAGCAATATATAAAATTTTGCATTCGCTTTACAGTAACTGTTTTATTAGTCTTATATCTTCTTAAAAAAATTGATTTTTCTAATGTTTTAAGCTCTTTTGTTTTAATAAATCCTTTTGCTTTTTTCTTTGCCTCTTTTCTATACATTATTTCTTCATACATATCTACATTGAGATGGAAAATTTTTCTTCCTTATCAAGAATTGAGTATTTCAAAACTTTTTTCTCTTTATCTAATAGGCGCATTTTTTAATAATGTTTTACCTGGAATCATAGGAGGAGATATAGTAAAAATTTTTATGATTAAAGAAAAAACAGGGACCAAACAAGCATTGGCATCAGTATTTATGGAAAGATATATAGGACTTTCTGCTTTATTATTCATAGGCTTTATATTTTTTTGTGTATTTTATACAAAGCTTCCACAACAAATGCTTATATGGACTGTTCCTGTAAGTTTTGTAGGATTTATTGGAGGAAGTATTTTCTTTTTATTGCTTGGAAAAACTAAATTTTTTAAAGGGTTGAAAGATTATATTTTAAGTTTTAACAAAAAACAGATTATTAAGGCATTTATCTTGTCTATTTTTGTTCAATTTATTGTAATTATTTCGGTTTATATAATTTTTATTGGGCTTCACCAATCAATATCTTTTTTTGAATTAGCTATTTTTATGCCAATTATAATACTAATTTCAATGCTTCCAATATCAGTATCAGGAGTTGGAGTAAGAGAATGGTGCTTTATCTTATTTTTTGGTAATTCCTTAGGATATGCTAATGTTGTAGCAGTGTCTTTTTTATGGTTTATTTCTCAGGTTTTTGCTTCTCTTATTGGTGGAATTGAGTATTTAAGGTTTAAGAATTTTTTGAATATAAAGAAGGAATAA
- a CDS encoding NAD(P)H-dependent glycerol-3-phosphate dehydrogenase, with amino-acid sequence MSYIAVIGAGSWGTTLASLLSKKGFDVVIWAREKEIADAINSKKENPIYLPNIKLPHNLISTDDILEAIKKARFIVNVVPTQHIRSVFTSLQNKLNDENIVVSASKGIEKGTLKTPSMILEEIINKKVYVLSGPTFAIEVAQEKPTAVTISGSEKRGRLLLQEIFSTSYFRVYEHDDPIGAEIGGAIKNVIAIAAGICDALELGNNARAALITRGLHEIMRLGKKMGAKEITFSGLSGLGDLFLTCTSNLSRNYTVGYRLGKGESLDEISKSMRSIAEGVETSLSAMQLSKKLDVEMPITTEIYQVIYEGKTPQQAASDLMNRTLKPEFY; translated from the coding sequence ATGTCATATATAGCAGTCATAGGAGCAGGGAGCTGGGGAACAACCCTTGCTTCCCTTCTTTCAAAAAAAGGATTTGATGTAGTAATCTGGGCAAGAGAAAAAGAGATTGCGGATGCTATAAATTCTAAAAAAGAAAATCCGATATATTTACCTAATATTAAACTGCCCCATAATTTAATCAGCACCGATGATATATTAGAAGCAATTAAAAAAGCCAGATTTATTGTGAATGTTGTTCCGACACAACATATACGCTCTGTTTTTACTTCTTTACAGAATAAGTTAAATGATGAAAATATCGTTGTGAGCGCGTCAAAAGGTATTGAAAAAGGCACTCTAAAAACACCATCTATGATTCTTGAGGAAATAATAAACAAAAAAGTTTATGTTCTTTCGGGTCCCACTTTTGCTATTGAGGTGGCTCAGGAAAAACCTACAGCTGTAACAATTTCAGGTTCAGAAAAAAGAGGAAGATTATTGTTACAGGAAATTTTTAGCACTTCTTACTTCAGGGTATATGAACACGATGACCCTATTGGCGCCGAGATTGGAGGAGCTATAAAAAATGTTATTGCAATTGCTGCGGGAATTTGTGATGCTCTTGAGCTTGGCAATAATGCAAGAGCTGCTCTTATTACAAGAGGACTTCACGAAATCATGAGACTTGGCAAAAAGATGGGAGCAAAGGAAATAACCTTTTCAGGATTAAGCGGACTTGGAGACCTTTTTCTTACATGCACATCAAATCTCTCAAGAAATTATACAGTAGGATACAGACTTGGTAAGGGTGAATCACTGGATGAAATTTCAAAAAGCATGCGCTCAATTGCAGAAGGTGTTGAAACGAGTCTTTCTGCCATGCAACTTTCAAAAAAACTTGATGTTGAAATGCCTATTACAACTGAAATATATCAGGTTATATATGAAGGAAAAACACCTCAGCAAGCAGCTTCTGATTTAATGAACAGAACCTTAAAACCAGAGTTTTATTAA
- the rimI gene encoding ribosomal protein S18-alanine N-acetyltransferase codes for MNIKIRNLKEQDLSRVLEIASQSFSIPWSLKSFKNELLNPHSILKVAEFNGEIVGYIVLRKILDEAELLSIAVKPELRRKGIATELIKNVLNEVKDSVKTCFLEVRVSNNEAISFYEKIGFKKAGLRKKYYLLPEEDAIIMKLDLF; via the coding sequence ATGAATATAAAAATAAGAAACTTAAAAGAACAAGACCTTTCACGTGTTTTAGAAATTGCAAGCCAGAGTTTTTCTATACCATGGTCATTAAAATCATTTAAAAATGAGCTTTTAAATCCTCATTCTATACTCAAGGTCGCAGAATTTAATGGAGAAATTGTTGGTTATATTGTTCTCAGGAAAATATTAGATGAAGCAGAATTGTTATCAATTGCTGTAAAGCCTGAATTAAGAAGAAAAGGGATTGCTACTGAACTTATAAAAAATGTATTGAATGAAGTAAAAGACTCTGTAAAAACTTGTTTTCTTGAAGTGAGAGTATCAAATAATGAAGCAATCAGTTTTTATGAAAAAATTGGCTTTAAAAAAGCAGGATTACGTAAAAAATACTATCTTTTACCTGAAGAAGACGCTATTATTATGAAGCTTGATTTATTTTAA
- a CDS encoding sigma 54-interacting transcriptional regulator, with protein MSFPVFRHTISKLREVLVEDSDKISFLIKYDPIIAYLIFQEVNKPCSKTEITNFSQMVNYIGTKKIEQIIIERDLFLEVEDLHIWVYGILSAEICSLIAEKFSHIHRDEAFFVGLLPCLGLLFMMNDFPKYRNIIHFLVKLPLEDRVFLEESVFGTNHIDTLKRNIICPPFKEVVNILNRMFPKDGQKEIKTSVPQRGSTLQSFYDMALLSDLASYGAQALMFPSVVDNRELFLELAKRYFRVKESDSLEILQNAMDRFISIAQEFNILEEIQLSTEKVYQLRKFRFETKNPVFANMLKNLFEENAKDRNIFIYGERAVGKRLLAAALYTADDNPRREKPFVMIFCDIEEETLEEEFFGIKEGYFGKKGKKGVLKHAEGGTLVIKEFDAMPGDFQDKFQKAIQNGKFYRVGDITPVEFPDIKFILVGKEDIRIKVAKGEFSGNLLKLLNPVFFRILPLRERREDVFYIANEIVKKYNLNIEDRLAQPEIIEKLKTDPFPNNLRDLKRFLFLLYIQKILKP; from the coding sequence ATGAGTTTTCCTGTATTCAGACATACAATTTCTAAATTAAGAGAAGTTTTAGTAGAGGATTCAGATAAAATCTCTTTCTTGATAAAGTATGACCCTATAATTGCCTATCTTATTTTTCAGGAAGTTAATAAACCCTGTAGCAAAACAGAAATAACAAACTTCTCTCAAATGGTTAACTATATTGGAACAAAAAAAATTGAACAGATAATTATTGAAAGAGATCTTTTCCTTGAAGTTGAAGATTTACATATATGGGTATATGGCATTTTAAGTGCTGAAATTTGTTCTCTTATTGCAGAGAAATTTTCTCATATTCATAGAGATGAAGCATTTTTTGTAGGCTTGCTACCATGCCTTGGTTTACTTTTTATGATGAATGATTTTCCTAAATACAGAAATATAATTCATTTTCTCGTTAAACTTCCTCTTGAAGACAGAGTCTTTCTTGAAGAATCAGTTTTTGGCACAAATCATATTGATACTCTTAAAAGAAATATAATCTGTCCTCCTTTTAAGGAAGTTGTGAATATTCTAAACAGGATGTTTCCAAAAGATGGGCAAAAGGAGATAAAAACATCTGTTCCACAAAGGGGATCTACTTTGCAGAGTTTTTATGATATGGCATTGCTTTCAGACCTTGCTTCTTATGGTGCACAGGCTTTGATGTTTCCATCTGTTGTTGATAATCGCGAACTTTTTCTTGAACTTGCAAAAAGATACTTCAGAGTAAAAGAGTCTGATTCATTAGAAATTCTTCAAAATGCAATGGATAGATTTATCTCAATTGCTCAGGAGTTTAATATCCTTGAAGAAATTCAGCTTTCAACTGAGAAAGTTTATCAACTAAGAAAGTTCAGATTTGAAACAAAAAATCCTGTTTTTGCAAATATGCTTAAAAATTTATTTGAAGAAAATGCAAAAGATAGAAACATTTTTATTTATGGTGAAAGAGCAGTTGGCAAAAGACTTCTTGCTGCAGCACTTTATACTGCAGATGATAATCCTCGTAGAGAAAAACCTTTTGTAATGATTTTTTGTGATATAGAAGAGGAAACTCTTGAAGAAGAGTTTTTTGGAATAAAAGAAGGATATTTTGGCAAAAAAGGTAAAAAAGGAGTTTTAAAACATGCAGAAGGAGGAACTCTTGTAATAAAAGAGTTTGATGCAATGCCTGGAGATTTTCAAGATAAATTTCAAAAAGCAATTCAGAACGGAAAATTTTATAGAGTAGGGGATATAACTCCAGTTGAATTTCCTGATATAAAATTTATTCTTGTAGGCAAAGAAGATATAAGAATTAAGGTTGCAAAAGGAGAATTTTCAGGTAATTTACTTAAACTGCTTAATCCTGTTTTTTTCAGAATACTTCCATTAAGAGAAAGAAGAGAAGATGTTTTTTATATTGCAAATGAGATAGTGAAAAAATATAATCTGAATATTGAAGATAGACTTGCACAACCAGAAATTATAGAAAAGCTTAAAACTGACCCATTCCCGAATAATCTTAGAGATTTAAAAAGATTTTTATTCCTTCTTTATATTCAAAAAATTCTTAAACCTTAA
- the rsmG gene encoding 16S rRNA (guanine(527)-N(7))-methyltransferase RsmG, with protein MKELKDFFKKCFSSILINSLKLPDDDKQIEVLADKFLFYLSELKKWNKAYNLTSIEDEKEIIVKHFIDSLLYLCFISENPLSIADIGTGAGFPGIPIAIVRPRAKITLIEPSWKKNAFLKNIKRKLELENIEIIKAKAEEIHNKFDIVISRALWSIKDFIKHCNHLLKKEGYFLISKSLKIDEEIQNLPERYNIEIREFELPDINSSQIGGKRYIIKIEKCES; from the coding sequence GTGAAAGAGTTGAAAGACTTTTTCAAAAAATGTTTTAGCAGTATTCTTATAAACTCGTTAAAATTGCCAGATGATGATAAACAGATTGAAGTCCTGGCAGATAAATTCCTCTTTTATCTATCAGAACTCAAAAAATGGAACAAAGCCTACAATCTCACATCCATAGAAGATGAAAAAGAGATAATCGTGAAGCATTTCATTGATTCGCTTTTATATTTATGTTTCATCTCTGAAAATCCTCTAAGCATTGCAGACATCGGCACAGGTGCGGGTTTCCCAGGAATTCCAATAGCTATTGTAAGACCTCGTGCAAAAATAACATTGATTGAACCTTCCTGGAAAAAAAACGCTTTTTTAAAAAATATAAAAAGAAAACTTGAACTTGAAAATATTGAAATTATCAAGGCAAAAGCAGAAGAGATTCATAATAAGTTTGATATTGTAATATCCAGAGCATTGTGGAGTATAAAGGATTTTATTAAACATTGTAACCATTTACTCAAAAAGGAAGGATATTTTCTAATAAGTAAATCATTAAAAATTGATGAGGAAATTCAAAATTTACCTGAGAGATATAACATAGAAATAAGAGAGTTTGAACTTCCAGATATTAACTCTTCGCAAATAGGAGGTAAAAGATATATAATCAAAATTGAAAAATGCGAATCTTAG
- the mnmG gene encoding tRNA uridine-5-carboxymethylaminomethyl(34) synthesis enzyme MnmG translates to MYKEKDFDIIVVGAGHAGCEAALATAKMGLQTALFTIYLETIAQLSCNPAIGGLAKGHLVREIDALGGIMAKVTDMAGIQFRMLNRSKGPAVWSLRAQADRILYNIYMRKILESTENLAIKQAMVEEIVVENGKVKGIITSLGVFYGAKAVIITPGTFLNGLIHIGLDSFEAGRAGEFPSKKLSESIKKLGLKMGRLKTGTPPRIDAKTIDFSKTEEQGGDDPPIPFSYSTKKINNPQVPCYITYTNEKTHEIILNNLDRSPLYSGKIKGIGPRYCPSIEDKVVKFRDKSRHQIFLEPEGLSRKEYYANGIPTSLPYDVQVAFVRTIPGLEDAEIMRPGYAIEYDFVYPTQIRHTLEVKGIEGLYLAGQINGTSGYEEAAAQGLMAGINAALKIKKQPPLILGRDEAYIGVLIDDLVTKGTQEPYRMFTSRAEFRLLLRHDNADLRLRDYGYKIGLVDEETYEEFNKKKELLQREIKRLKTTTIKPSEELNKALIEAQTTPVEEATFLDKLLKRPELNYDFIKKFAPSEVTLTKELEELVEIHIKYEGYIAKQMELVERMKQFEEKLIPENFDFNIPGLSREVIQKLTEVAPRTIGQAMRIPGVTPAAISILMVAVQKKTTVKK, encoded by the coding sequence ATGTATAAAGAAAAAGATTTTGACATAATTGTTGTTGGAGCTGGACATGCAGGATGTGAAGCTGCTTTAGCTACAGCAAAGATGGGACTACAAACAGCCCTTTTTACAATATATCTTGAAACAATAGCACAACTTAGTTGTAACCCTGCAATCGGAGGTCTTGCTAAAGGACATCTTGTAAGGGAAATTGATGCTCTGGGTGGTATTATGGCAAAGGTAACTGATATGGCAGGTATACAATTCAGAATGCTTAATCGTTCAAAAGGTCCTGCTGTTTGGTCTTTACGTGCTCAGGCTGACAGAATCCTTTACAATATTTATATGCGTAAAATTCTTGAATCAACGGAAAATCTTGCTATAAAACAAGCAATGGTTGAGGAGATAGTGGTTGAAAATGGTAAAGTTAAAGGAATTATAACTTCTCTTGGTGTTTTTTACGGTGCAAAAGCTGTTATAATTACACCTGGAACATTTTTAAATGGACTTATCCACATAGGTCTTGATTCTTTTGAAGCAGGCAGAGCAGGAGAATTTCCATCAAAAAAGCTTTCAGAATCAATCAAAAAACTCGGATTAAAGATGGGAAGACTTAAAACAGGCACCCCTCCAAGAATTGATGCAAAAACAATAGATTTTTCAAAAACAGAAGAACAAGGCGGTGATGACCCTCCTATACCATTTTCCTATTCCACCAAGAAAATTAATAATCCTCAGGTACCGTGCTATATAACATATACAAATGAAAAAACCCATGAGATAATTCTTAATAATCTTGACCGTTCCCCCCTGTATAGCGGAAAGATAAAGGGAATAGGTCCCCGTTACTGTCCTTCAATTGAAGACAAAGTTGTAAAATTCAGAGATAAATCAAGACATCAGATATTTCTTGAACCTGAAGGATTGAGTAGAAAAGAATATTACGCAAACGGAATTCCCACATCTTTGCCCTATGATGTACAGGTTGCTTTTGTAAGAACAATCCCTGGGCTTGAAGATGCTGAAATAATGAGGCCGGGATATGCAATTGAGTATGATTTTGTATACCCTACACAGATAAGGCATACTCTTGAAGTGAAAGGAATTGAAGGATTATATCTTGCAGGTCAAATTAATGGAACAAGTGGATATGAAGAAGCTGCTGCACAGGGATTGATGGCTGGGATTAATGCAGCACTTAAGATAAAAAAACAACCACCTCTTATTCTGGGCAGAGATGAAGCATATATTGGAGTATTAATTGATGACCTCGTAACAAAAGGAACACAAGAGCCTTACAGGATGTTTACTTCAAGGGCTGAATTCAGACTGCTACTTAGACATGACAATGCTGATTTAAGACTAAGAGATTATGGATATAAAATTGGCCTTGTTGATGAAGAAACCTATGAAGAATTCAACAAGAAAAAGGAATTGCTCCAAAGAGAAATCAAAAGGCTCAAAACTACCACAATTAAACCTTCAGAAGAACTTAATAAAGCACTCATAGAAGCTCAAACAACTCCAGTTGAAGAAGCCACGTTTCTTGATAAGCTTCTTAAAAGACCTGAGCTTAACTATGATTTTATAAAAAAATTCGCACCTTCTGAGGTGACTTTAACAAAAGAGCTTGAAGAGCTTGTTGAGATTCATATTAAATACGAGGGATATATTGCAAAACAGATGGAGCTTGTTGAAAGAATGAAACAATTTGAAGAAAAACTTATTCCTGAAAATTTTGATTTTAATATCCCTGGACTTTCAAGGGAGGTAATACAAAAACTCACAGAAGTAGCACCAAGAACAATCGGTCAGGCAATGAGAATTCCCGGAGTAACTCCTGCAGCCATATCCATTCTTATGGTGGCTGTCCAGAAAAAAACAACTGTTAAGAAGTAA